A DNA window from uncultured Methanoregula sp. contains the following coding sequences:
- a CDS encoding nucleoside deaminase, with protein sequence MDPYMQAAIAEAKLGLAEGGIPIGSVLVRDNTIIGRGHNRRVQEEDPVIHAEIDCLRNAGRIGTYRNTVLYSTLMPCYLCAGAAVQFGIKKVVAGESETFAGARTFMEEHGIEVIDLELPECIAMMQEFIRKNPRLWNEDIGEL encoded by the coding sequence ATGGACCCATACATGCAGGCGGCAATCGCCGAGGCGAAACTCGGTCTTGCCGAAGGGGGCATTCCCATCGGATCAGTACTGGTGCGGGACAATACCATCATCGGGAGGGGTCATAACCGCCGTGTGCAGGAAGAAGACCCGGTCATCCACGCCGAGATCGACTGCCTCAGGAATGCCGGGCGGATTGGAACCTATCGCAACACCGTTCTCTATTCCACTCTTATGCCCTGCTATCTCTGTGCAGGTGCGGCGGTCCAGTTCGGGATCAAAAAAGTTGTTGCCGGGGAATCGGAAACCTTCGCCGGGGCACGGACGTTCATGGAAGAGCACGGCATCGAGGTGATCGATCTGGAACTTCCCGAATGCATCGCGATGATGCAGGAGTTCATCCGGAAGAATCCCCGGCTCTGGAACGAGGATATCGGGGAACTCTGA
- a CDS encoding HEAT repeat domain-containing protein, protein MGIVKKFLNVFKSGKEEEEAARLLSQKERYDTFLKALTEGDLDTRWAAVRSVGDLGEPFIEPLIHGLRDEYWIIRRGSADTLGKIGAPAVAPLVAALEYPGEDVRQETIRALQLIGEPSVAPLVQATKNSHPFIRRGAIRALGLMIESRAVAVIIEGLKDADAGVRHESAVALGQIGDPRAVVPLIECLNDAKEQVRLSAMATLCSLGEPAIEPLIRALVDTNEDVSRRAGLSLVTIGDSSIEPLIRALGDQNPGIRRGAVEVLGQIGNTRAITPIIDTLDDSERLVRIEAIKALAALGVPAIAPLMQVFREGDARMRTGAMEALWMLGQPATTPLIMVLKDDQSDVRKRAALLLGEIGDQKAVDHLTGLLSDDNVTVRREAFEALEMIKKRSSQ, encoded by the coding sequence ATGGGAATTGTCAAGAAATTTCTCAATGTTTTCAAATCAGGCAAAGAGGAGGAAGAGGCAGCCCGCCTCCTTTCACAGAAAGAGCGGTACGATACCTTCCTCAAAGCTCTCACTGAGGGGGATCTCGATACCCGGTGGGCAGCGGTCCGATCGGTCGGAGATCTTGGTGAACCGTTCATCGAGCCGCTGATTCACGGACTCAGGGATGAGTACTGGATCATCCGCCGGGGATCTGCCGATACCCTGGGCAAGATCGGGGCGCCTGCCGTTGCACCGCTCGTTGCCGCTCTCGAATATCCCGGTGAGGATGTCCGGCAGGAGACCATAAGGGCCCTGCAGCTTATCGGGGAGCCCTCGGTTGCCCCCCTGGTCCAGGCAACCAAGAACAGTCACCCGTTTATCCGGCGGGGGGCAATCCGGGCACTGGGTCTCATGATAGAATCACGGGCAGTTGCGGTAATCATTGAAGGACTCAAGGATGCCGATGCCGGTGTCCGGCACGAGAGTGCAGTGGCCCTCGGGCAGATCGGGGATCCCCGGGCAGTCGTCCCCCTGATCGAATGCCTCAATGACGCAAAAGAGCAGGTCCGCCTGTCTGCGATGGCAACGCTCTGTTCCCTTGGGGAGCCTGCCATCGAACCGCTTATCCGCGCACTGGTTGACACAAACGAGGACGTCAGCCGCAGGGCAGGACTCTCCCTGGTTACCATCGGAGACAGCTCCATCGAGCCCCTCATCCGGGCGCTTGGCGACCAGAATCCCGGGATCCGCAGGGGAGCGGTGGAAGTGCTCGGCCAGATCGGGAACACCCGGGCGATCACCCCTATCATTGATACGCTTGACGATTCGGAACGCCTGGTCCGGATCGAGGCTATCAAAGCCCTTGCTGCACTCGGGGTTCCCGCGATTGCCCCGCTCATGCAGGTATTCCGCGAAGGGGATGCCCGGATGCGGACCGGTGCAATGGAAGCGCTCTGGATGCTCGGCCAGCCCGCAACAACACCCCTCATCATGGTTCTCAAGGATGACCAGAGCGATGTGCGGAAGCGTGCCGCCCTCCTGCTCGGGGAGATCGGCGACCAGAAAGCGGTCGACCACTTGACCGGTCTTCTTTCCGACGATAACGTCACGGTCAGGCGCGAAGCATTCGAAGCGCTTGAGATGATCAAGAAGAGATCCTCTCAATAA
- a CDS encoding cation diffusion facilitator family transporter: MDNPPADKQSLDRLKEKTAHLSVISNTGLVLMKFAVGFALGSVSIISEAIHSSMDLIAAVIAFFSVRKSAEPPDAGHSFGHGKFEDVSGLIEALLIFVAAILIIWEAATKLLGHTTEELKPELLLAGIVVMGISALVNWFISQRLMKVAKQTESIALESDAWHLRTDVYTSLGVFIGLILIRLTGITIFDPIFAIGVAIIIMKAAYDLSVRSFADLIDHSIPAADEERIRKIICDHASEYAGFHDLRTRRSGPEIFIEFHLVVPGTISVIQSHDLTDHLESDLKTEYSRANITIHVEPCNEGCTRCGSFCTFYQKQGRT, from the coding sequence ATGGATAATCCTCCTGCGGATAAACAATCCCTTGACCGGCTCAAGGAGAAAACCGCCCACCTCTCTGTCATCTCCAACACCGGCCTTGTCCTGATGAAGTTCGCGGTCGGGTTTGCCCTCGGATCCGTCAGCATCATCTCGGAAGCCATCCACTCCTCGATGGATCTCATTGCCGCCGTGATCGCGTTCTTCTCGGTCCGGAAATCCGCAGAGCCCCCGGATGCCGGCCACTCGTTCGGGCATGGCAAGTTCGAGGATGTTTCGGGCCTCATTGAAGCCCTGCTTATCTTTGTGGCGGCCATCCTGATCATCTGGGAGGCGGCAACAAAACTCCTGGGACACACGACCGAAGAGCTCAAGCCCGAGCTCCTCTTAGCCGGCATTGTGGTCATGGGTATATCGGCTCTCGTGAACTGGTTCATCTCGCAGCGGCTCATGAAGGTTGCAAAACAGACCGAATCCATTGCTCTCGAGAGCGATGCCTGGCACCTGCGGACCGATGTCTACACCTCGCTTGGCGTCTTCATCGGCCTCATCCTCATCCGGCTCACCGGCATCACCATCTTTGACCCGATCTTTGCCATCGGGGTCGCCATCATCATCATGAAAGCGGCGTACGATCTCTCGGTCCGGTCCTTTGCCGATCTCATCGATCACAGTATTCCTGCGGCGGACGAAGAGCGGATCAGGAAGATTATCTGCGATCATGCAAGCGAATACGCGGGATTCCACGATCTCCGGACCCGGCGCTCGGGTCCCGAGATCTTCATCGAGTTCCATCTCGTTGTCCCCGGCACCATCTCCGTGATCCAGTCCCACGATCTCACCGATCATCTCGAATCTGATCTGAAGACCGAGTACTCCCGGGCCAATATCACCATCCATGTCGAGCCCTGCAATGAGGGATGTACCCGGTGCGGCTCGTTCTGCACGTTTTACCAGAAACAGGGCCGGACCTGA
- a CDS encoding beta-propeller domain-containing protein — protein sequence MSRRFFISLALLALLAAALITAGCTDQKTPASGEIKKFGSAAEIRQYIENNSRIAADTWGGSYATGNAVFIGESGVSVPQRAEATASAKDLSSALPSSGATEYSETNVQVAGIDEPDFVKNDGRFIYMISGDTLTIVDAYPATAASVVSKTVLDDTPREIFLSGNRLVLFTTGSSVAPDSRPVYASQMKSMPYYGGYSPVTHVIFYDISDRKNPRPVKDYTVDGDFIDARLIGSNLYLITREQVYLYRDAEFTVPVLKESGKIVASPDVYYFDNPEQQYAFTTVTSFDTLSGNEKEAKTYLAGSGNILYVSPDAIYLSYQKYRPIYRTMRGGAEPAVAQAGTAGTASGVSVPAVLANFNTLSETDKQRVITEMKSAEEESLIKKEIDQTTTVIHRIAIDNGAISYAARGEVPGYLKNQFAMDEYNSNLRVATTSDVWTTRGQYEYNSVFVLDPAMKTIGSLTHIAEQEKIYSTRFMGDRLYMVTFKRVDPFFVIDLSTPASPKILGKLKLPGYSDYLHPYDKNYIIGLGKETGTNDWGGVSTQGLKLALFDVSDVEHPRLAGKVEIGDAGSDSAALSDHKAFLFDKAKNLLVIPARVVRQNAVQATKLSGDQPQVWYGAYVFGVSPENGFALRGTVEHGTGGTGYYYYGSSANEVKRSLYIGDTLYTLSAAKILANPLDQINRTVATITINGKDDVLYPPVKMTA from the coding sequence ATGTCCCGCAGGTTCTTCATCTCCCTTGCTCTTCTGGCCCTCCTGGCAGCAGCCCTTATTACCGCGGGCTGCACTGACCAGAAAACACCGGCCTCCGGGGAGATAAAAAAATTCGGTTCAGCGGCAGAGATCCGCCAGTACATTGAGAACAATTCCCGCATTGCAGCAGATACCTGGGGCGGAAGTTATGCAACAGGCAATGCTGTATTTATCGGAGAATCGGGAGTTTCGGTACCCCAGCGGGCTGAAGCAACGGCTTCCGCAAAAGATCTCAGCTCCGCGCTCCCGTCATCCGGAGCCACGGAATATTCGGAGACGAATGTCCAGGTTGCCGGGATCGATGAACCGGATTTTGTGAAAAACGATGGACGGTTCATCTACATGATCTCGGGCGATACCCTCACGATCGTGGACGCGTACCCGGCAACGGCGGCATCGGTAGTCTCGAAGACGGTTCTTGACGATACCCCACGGGAGATCTTTCTTTCGGGCAACCGGCTCGTGCTCTTCACAACCGGAAGTTCAGTTGCTCCCGACAGCAGGCCGGTTTATGCATCGCAGATGAAGTCCATGCCCTACTACGGGGGATATTCCCCGGTTACCCACGTTATCTTCTACGATATCAGCGACAGGAAGAACCCCAGGCCCGTGAAGGATTACACCGTTGACGGGGACTTCATCGATGCAAGGCTTATCGGCAGCAACCTCTACCTCATCACCCGCGAGCAGGTTTACCTGTATCGCGATGCGGAGTTCACCGTCCCGGTCCTGAAGGAGAGCGGGAAAATTGTTGCGTCCCCGGATGTCTACTATTTCGACAACCCTGAACAGCAGTACGCCTTCACCACGGTGACCTCGTTTGACACGCTGAGCGGGAACGAGAAGGAAGCTAAGACGTACCTTGCCGGCAGCGGCAATATCCTCTATGTCTCTCCCGACGCAATTTACCTGAGTTACCAGAAGTACCGCCCGATCTACCGGACTATGCGGGGCGGGGCGGAGCCGGCGGTTGCACAGGCCGGCACTGCGGGAACCGCGTCCGGTGTTTCGGTGCCCGCGGTCCTCGCGAACTTCAATACATTAAGTGAGACCGACAAACAGCGCGTGATAACCGAGATGAAGAGTGCGGAAGAGGAAAGCCTCATCAAAAAGGAGATCGACCAGACCACGACCGTCATCCACAGGATTGCGATCGATAACGGCGCCATATCCTATGCAGCCCGGGGCGAGGTACCGGGATACCTGAAAAACCAGTTCGCCATGGACGAGTACAACAGCAACCTCCGCGTTGCGACAACCTCCGATGTCTGGACAACAAGGGGGCAGTACGAGTATAACAGCGTCTTTGTCCTGGACCCCGCGATGAAGACTATCGGCTCCTTAACGCACATCGCCGAGCAGGAGAAGATCTATTCGACCCGGTTCATGGGCGACCGGCTCTATATGGTCACCTTCAAACGGGTCGACCCGTTCTTTGTGATCGATCTCTCGACCCCGGCAAGCCCGAAGATCCTCGGCAAGCTCAAGCTCCCCGGTTACTCGGACTATCTCCATCCGTACGATAAGAATTACATCATCGGCCTTGGCAAGGAGACCGGGACCAATGACTGGGGCGGAGTCTCGACCCAGGGCCTCAAGCTCGCTCTCTTCGATGTGAGTGATGTGGAACACCCCAGGCTCGCGGGAAAGGTCGAGATCGGGGATGCGGGTTCGGACTCGGCCGCTCTCTCGGACCACAAGGCATTCCTCTTTGACAAGGCAAAGAACCTCCTCGTGATCCCGGCCCGGGTGGTCCGGCAGAACGCGGTCCAGGCAACAAAGCTGAGCGGCGACCAGCCGCAGGTCTGGTACGGGGCGTATGTCTTCGGAGTCAGTCCTGAAAACGGGTTTGCCCTGCGGGGCACCGTGGAGCACGGCACCGGTGGCACCGGGTATTATTATTACGGTAGTTCGGCAAACGAGGTGAAACGCTCGCTCTATATCGGCGACACGCTCTACACGCTCTCGGCAGCAAAGATCCTTGCAAACCCGCTCGACCAGATCAACAGGACAGTTGCAACGATCACCATCAACGGGAAGGATGATGTTCTGTACCCGCCGGTGAAAATGACTGCATAA
- a CDS encoding TMEM175 family protein — MGDGYEYHIAKNRLETLFDGIFAIAMTLLVLGIASPQPPVSEARELLPGEIFHLFPQFFIFVVAFLVLAIFWLIHHRQFHFVKIVDPKLLWINIFLLIFIVLVPFSTDIAGDYPEVPVAVLFFHLNILIVGLIFAVHWKYIYRSEYLCDPIPDQNIIRARFIDTTLIPIVAVVAILVSVVSCPASLLVYLAIPAVIVLLNPKSLF, encoded by the coding sequence ATGGGAGACGGGTACGAATATCATATAGCAAAAAACCGGCTGGAAACGCTGTTCGATGGCATCTTTGCCATTGCGATGACCCTGCTTGTTCTTGGCATTGCATCACCACAACCACCGGTCTCCGAGGCCCGGGAACTGCTTCCCGGAGAGATCTTCCACCTGTTCCCGCAGTTTTTTATCTTCGTGGTGGCGTTCCTGGTCCTGGCCATATTCTGGCTGATCCACCACCGGCAGTTTCATTTCGTCAAGATTGTTGATCCCAAGCTCCTCTGGATCAATATTTTCCTTCTCATCTTTATCGTTCTCGTTCCATTTTCAACCGATATCGCCGGTGACTACCCTGAAGTACCGGTTGCCGTTCTCTTTTTTCATCTGAATATCCTCATCGTGGGACTCATCTTTGCGGTTCACTGGAAATACATCTACCGCTCGGAATACCTCTGCGATCCCATACCGGATCAGAATATCATACGGGCCCGGTTCATCGACACGACCCTCATACCCATTGTAGCGGTTGTCGCGATCCTGGTATCCGTTGTCAGTTGCCCGGCCTCGCTGCTCGTCTACCTTGCCATTCCCGCGGTGATTGTTCTCCTGAACCCAAAGAGCCTGTTCTGA
- a CDS encoding flavodoxin family protein: MKILGINASPKGEKSQTRRLVMGVLEGARQSGADITFIDICSLDIGYCTACGTCYANGECVIGDDFAMLLEKMMDADGIVLGSPNYINQVTAQLKTLFDRMADVVHCQSLSGKYGCSVCTAGGAYADEVADYMNTALLNFGATTVGKVGVLVGADPNAIVSGEKQAKELGRKLTDAIKTKWEDPAQEKHHEERKAYFKRLVMFNKDLWKHEYDHWKSLGEL; this comes from the coding sequence ATGAAGATCCTTGGTATCAATGCAAGCCCGAAAGGCGAGAAGAGCCAGACCCGCCGTCTGGTCATGGGAGTACTGGAAGGCGCCCGGCAATCGGGTGCGGACATCACCTTCATCGATATCTGCAGCCTTGACATCGGATACTGTACTGCCTGCGGCACCTGCTATGCAAACGGCGAGTGTGTGATTGGCGATGATTTCGCCATGCTCCTCGAGAAGATGATGGATGCCGACGGCATCGTGCTCGGCTCACCGAATTACATCAACCAGGTCACCGCCCAGCTCAAGACCCTCTTCGACCGGATGGCCGACGTGGTTCACTGCCAGTCATTGTCCGGGAAGTACGGCTGTTCGGTCTGTACGGCCGGAGGAGCTTACGCTGACGAGGTGGCAGACTACATGAACACGGCCCTCCTCAACTTCGGGGCAACAACCGTTGGAAAAGTCGGGGTGCTCGTGGGTGCCGACCCGAATGCGATTGTCAGCGGGGAAAAACAGGCCAAAGAGCTTGGCAGGAAACTGACTGACGCGATAAAAACCAAGTGGGAGGATCCTGCCCAGGAGAAACATCACGAGGAGCGCAAGGCTTATTTCAAGCGCCTGGTCATGTTCAACAAGGATCTCTGGAAGCACGAGTACGATCACTGGAAGAGCCTCGGCGAACTCTAA
- a CDS encoding PEGA domain-containing protein, protein MIRKTTFLLVPVLVIFFVLVSGCTSETPLAKGTIQFTSSPAGAQVYLDNQYRGTTPCTVTGIETGSHTVEFRETGYQTWSNAIAVSSGANNVYASLQPVATGSVSPIPIIVVTTSQTTAVPVSVTIQAGREKMIVGETISFTGTASGCDNVVLTIYGPGSYAKGLAQPQVLVDSNGLWRYTWNPGTGIMPGTYTMIVSDPYKTVSDRAQFRVIGNGQVSIVPNSYSVAAGNTIQFSGLCTTGAQNVQLKLLGPGLYSNGVSLGSYPVKADSTWNTQYTLDMTMPTGYYTMYVYDEEKTASNMVQFSVGFV, encoded by the coding sequence ATGATACGGAAAACCACTTTTTTGCTGGTACCAGTTCTGGTAATTTTTTTTGTTCTGGTATCGGGATGTACTTCCGAGACCCCCTTAGCAAAAGGAACCATCCAGTTCACCTCGTCACCAGCAGGGGCGCAGGTTTACCTGGACAACCAGTACCGGGGTACCACTCCCTGTACCGTGACCGGGATCGAGACCGGCAGCCATACCGTTGAATTCCGTGAAACGGGATATCAGACCTGGTCGAACGCGATTGCGGTCTCATCGGGTGCGAACAATGTCTATGCCTCCCTGCAGCCGGTGGCCACCGGCAGCGTATCCCCGATTCCCATCATCGTTGTCACCACTTCCCAGACAACAGCAGTCCCGGTGTCCGTGACCATCCAGGCTGGGCGGGAGAAGATGATTGTCGGGGAGACCATCTCTTTCACCGGTACGGCAAGCGGATGCGATAATGTGGTGCTGACCATCTATGGCCCGGGATCCTATGCTAAGGGACTGGCCCAGCCCCAGGTGCTTGTCGATTCGAATGGGTTATGGAGATATACCTGGAACCCGGGGACGGGGATCATGCCCGGGACTTATACCATGATCGTGAGCGATCCCTACAAGACGGTATCGGACAGGGCGCAGTTCAGGGTAATTGGCAACGGGCAGGTATCGATCGTTCCCAACAGTTATTCCGTTGCTGCGGGTAATACGATCCAGTTCTCCGGTCTCTGCACAACCGGGGCCCAGAATGTACAACTCAAATTGCTCGGTCCCGGCCTGTATTCAAACGGGGTCAGCCTGGGATCGTATCCGGTCAAAGCCGACTCAACGTGGAATACCCAGTATACGCTCGATATGACCATGCCAACGGGATACTATACGATGTACGTGTATGACGAAGAGAAGACCGCGTCGAACATGGTCCAGTTCTCTGTCGGATTTGTCTGA
- a CDS encoding cupin domain-containing protein, protein MIIRDIADFPHERVIDRSLLCELLHPDKVAGAGHLGCSIAHAIIPPGESTLPHILETSTELYYILSGNGEMHIESEHEPVHPGQIVLIPPRARQYIRNTGPGDLVFLCIVAPRWQAGDESLVR, encoded by the coding sequence ATGATCATCCGCGACATCGCCGACTTCCCCCACGAACGTGTCATCGACCGCTCGCTCCTCTGCGAGCTCCTGCATCCCGATAAGGTTGCAGGAGCCGGGCACCTGGGATGCAGTATCGCCCATGCCATCATCCCCCCGGGGGAGTCAACGCTCCCCCACATCCTGGAGACGTCGACGGAACTCTATTACATCCTGAGCGGGAACGGGGAGATGCATATCGAATCCGAGCATGAACCGGTACATCCGGGTCAGATTGTCCTGATCCCCCCGCGTGCACGCCAGTATATCCGGAATACCGGCCCCGGGGATCTCGTCTTTCTCTGCATAGTTGCCCCGAGATGGCAGGCCGGGGACGAGAGCCTGGTCCGGTAA
- the cofD gene encoding 2-phospho-L-lactate transferase has protein sequence MITFLSGGTGTPKLLRGMQKVMDRHEISVIVNTAEDIWISGNHISPDVDTVMYLFAGVLNTDTWWGIRNDTFIAHEELVRLGIDEFIAIGDRDRAVQIARGEMLRNGTRLTNATRSLCDRFGVRENVLPMTDSEVTTQVRTDIGLIHFQEYWVRARGKIAIREVIRSSAEPPVATEEALAAIEASDAVVIGPSNPITSILPILTCEGIRSALRDKFVLAVSPFIGDAPVSGPAGALMTASGFEPSSAGTVKCYDGLTDLFLQDIRDPVEVADSARFDTLMVDEDKSIGLAREVLRLIEAS, from the coding sequence ATGATCACCTTTCTTTCGGGCGGAACCGGGACCCCGAAACTCCTGCGGGGCATGCAGAAGGTCATGGACAGGCACGAGATCTCGGTCATTGTCAATACTGCTGAGGATATCTGGATTTCAGGCAACCATATCTCGCCCGATGTCGACACCGTGATGTACCTGTTTGCCGGTGTGCTCAACACCGATACCTGGTGGGGCATCAGGAACGACACGTTCATAGCCCACGAGGAACTGGTGCGCCTTGGTATCGACGAGTTCATAGCGATCGGGGACCGGGACCGGGCGGTCCAGATTGCGCGGGGGGAGATGCTCAGGAACGGCACGCGCCTCACCAATGCAACGAGAAGTCTCTGCGATCGTTTCGGGGTCCGGGAGAACGTGCTCCCGATGACCGATTCCGAAGTGACAACGCAGGTCAGGACCGACATCGGCCTTATCCATTTCCAGGAATACTGGGTGCGGGCAAGAGGCAAGATCGCGATCCGGGAGGTTATAAGGAGTTCCGCCGAACCCCCGGTAGCAACGGAAGAGGCTCTTGCTGCCATCGAAGCCAGCGACGCGGTCGTGATAGGGCCGTCCAATCCTATCACAAGCATCCTCCCCATCCTCACCTGCGAAGGGATCAGATCTGCGCTCCGGGATAAGTTTGTGCTGGCGGTCAGCCCGTTTATCGGGGATGCGCCGGTGAGCGGTCCTGCCGGGGCTCTCATGACCGCATCCGGGTTTGAGCCGAGTTCGGCTGGCACCGTGAAATGCTACGATGGGCTCACCGATCTCTTTCTGCAGGATATCCGCGATCCGGTCGAGGTTGCCGATTCTGCCAGGTTCGACACGCTGATGGTGGATGAGGACAAGAGTATTGGACTGGCCCGCGAAGTCCTGCGTCTCATCGAGGCATCCTGA